A region from the Nocardia terpenica genome encodes:
- a CDS encoding hydantoinase/oxoprolinase N-terminal domain-containing protein, which translates to MRIGIDVGGTNTDAVLMDGAQVVSTVKTPTTDDVTSGIMTALGELERNSGVAPSRVRAVMIGTTHFINALVEANRLAPTAALRLGLPATAALPPMVDWPESLVQAIAGRPYLCHGGFEYDGQTISDLNESEIRSAARDMLERGMRSVAISSVFSPVSAEHETRAAEIFAAEAPGMAVSLSHEIGRLGLLQRENATIINAALAEMATQIVDGLADAVRGAGIDAPLYLSQNDGTLMEIHYARKYPVATFASGPTNSMRGAAFLSGLADCVVVDVGGTTTDVGVLQRGFPREAATEVTVAGVRTNFRMPDVISIGLGGGSLVREFGSQGIDVGPDSVGYRLTGQALVFGGDVLTATDIGVAAGVLDIGDAGRVRHLSGDFVKRALGSIEAKISEVIDRMRTSRELPPVVVVGGGEFLVPDTLVGVDGVHRTEHYAVANAIGAAIAQIGGEVDRIYPLEPGRRDAVLDAAKQEAVDRAVAGGADPDRVEIVDVDEVPIAYLPGNATRIRVKAVGDLLLTSRRGN; encoded by the coding sequence ATGCGCATTGGCATCGACGTCGGCGGAACCAACACCGACGCGGTTCTGATGGACGGCGCGCAGGTCGTCTCCACCGTCAAGACGCCCACCACCGACGACGTCACGTCCGGAATCATGACCGCGCTCGGCGAGCTCGAGCGCAACTCCGGCGTGGCCCCGTCGCGGGTGCGGGCGGTGATGATCGGGACGACGCATTTCATCAACGCCCTGGTCGAGGCGAACCGCCTCGCGCCGACCGCGGCCCTGCGGCTGGGCTTGCCGGCGACCGCCGCGCTGCCGCCCATGGTGGACTGGCCGGAGTCGCTGGTGCAGGCCATCGCGGGCCGCCCGTATCTGTGCCACGGCGGATTCGAATACGACGGCCAGACCATCTCGGACCTGAACGAATCCGAAATCCGGTCCGCCGCACGCGACATGCTCGAGCGCGGCATGCGCAGCGTCGCGATCTCCTCGGTGTTCTCACCGGTCAGCGCGGAGCACGAGACGCGGGCGGCCGAGATCTTCGCCGCGGAGGCGCCCGGCATGGCGGTCAGTCTCTCGCACGAGATCGGGCGGCTCGGGCTGCTGCAGCGGGAGAACGCCACCATCATCAATGCCGCGCTCGCCGAGATGGCGACGCAGATCGTGGACGGGCTGGCCGACGCGGTGCGCGGCGCGGGCATCGACGCGCCGCTGTATCTGAGCCAGAACGACGGCACCCTGATGGAGATCCACTACGCCAGAAAGTATCCGGTCGCGACCTTCGCCTCCGGCCCGACCAACTCCATGCGCGGCGCGGCGTTCCTGTCCGGGCTCGCCGACTGCGTGGTGGTCGACGTGGGCGGCACGACCACGGATGTCGGTGTGCTGCAACGCGGTTTCCCGCGCGAGGCGGCGACCGAGGTGACCGTCGCCGGGGTGCGCACCAACTTCCGGATGCCCGACGTGATCTCCATCGGGCTCGGCGGCGGTTCGCTGGTGCGCGAGTTCGGTTCCCAGGGCATCGATGTCGGCCCCGACAGCGTCGGCTACCGGCTCACCGGGCAGGCCCTGGTCTTCGGCGGCGATGTGCTCACCGCGACCGACATCGGCGTGGCCGCCGGCGTGCTCGACATCGGCGACGCCGGGCGGGTCCGGCACCTGTCCGGCGATTTCGTGAAGCGGGCGCTGGGCAGTATCGAGGCGAAGATCAGCGAGGTGATCGACCGCATGCGGACCTCCCGCGAACTGCCGCCGGTCGTGGTGGTCGGCGGCGGCGAATTCCTGGTGCCGGACACCCTCGTCGGTGTCGACGGCGTGCACCGCACCGAGCACTATGCCGTCGCCAACGCGATCGGCGCGGCCATCGCCCAGATCGGAGGTGAGGTGGACCGTATCTATCCGCTGGAACCGGGGCGTCGCGACGCCGTGCTGGACGCCGCCAAACAGGAGGCCGTCGATCGCGCGGTCGCCGGTGGCGCCGACCCCGATCGGGTGGAGATCGTCGACGTCGACGAGGTCCCGATCGCCTACCTGCCCGGAAACGCCACCCGCATCAGGGTCAAGGCGGTGGGCGACCTGCTACTGACGAGCCGCCGTGGGAACTGA
- a CDS encoding DUF917 domain-containing protein encodes MGTELKAEDLPDLARGAALLGTGGGGDPYLGRMLVQQEYLRGRTVELVDPDEIADDALVIPTAGMGAPTVRIEKLPRGTEAALALRTLERHLGRRADATMPIECGGSNSMVPLLVGAQLGLPVVDADGMGRAFPELQMLTFAVYGIPGSPMAFSGSHDEHGIIDTGADNHRLERIARGVTVRLGGTANIAHYSMTGADVRRTAIRHTLTLSLRVGRCLRESRERHRDPLQALTALFKETIYGYAAPVFTGRIFDVERRTVGGFARGRALIRSFADRSVLELSFQNEHLLARVDGRVRVVVPDLITVLNAETAEPITTEALRFGQRVTIYAISAPPIMRTSAALAVFGPRAFGFDLDFEPVEELA; translated from the coding sequence GTGGGAACTGAGCTGAAGGCGGAGGACCTCCCCGACCTCGCCCGCGGCGCCGCGCTGCTGGGCACGGGCGGCGGGGGCGATCCCTACCTGGGACGGATGCTGGTGCAGCAGGAGTACCTGCGCGGGCGCACGGTCGAACTGGTGGACCCGGACGAGATCGCCGACGACGCGCTCGTGATCCCCACCGCCGGAATGGGTGCGCCGACGGTGCGGATCGAGAAGCTGCCGCGCGGCACCGAGGCCGCGCTCGCGCTACGCACCCTGGAGCGGCACCTCGGCCGCCGTGCCGACGCCACCATGCCCATCGAGTGCGGCGGTTCCAATTCGATGGTCCCGCTGCTGGTCGGCGCGCAGCTCGGGCTGCCGGTCGTGGACGCGGACGGCATGGGCCGCGCGTTCCCCGAACTCCAGATGCTGACCTTCGCCGTGTACGGAATTCCCGGCTCGCCCATGGCATTCAGCGGCAGCCACGACGAGCACGGCATCATCGACACCGGCGCCGACAATCACCGGCTGGAGCGGATCGCGCGCGGCGTGACGGTCCGGCTCGGCGGCACGGCCAACATCGCGCACTATTCGATGACCGGAGCGGACGTGCGGCGCACGGCCATTCGCCACACCCTCACCCTGTCGCTGCGGGTGGGCCGGTGCCTGCGCGAGAGCCGGGAGCGGCACCGCGATCCGCTGCAGGCGCTGACCGCGTTGTTCAAGGAGACGATCTACGGTTACGCGGCACCGGTTTTCACCGGCCGGATCTTCGATGTGGAACGCCGCACGGTCGGTGGTTTCGCCCGCGGCCGGGCGCTGATCCGATCGTTCGCCGACCGGTCGGTGCTGGAGCTGTCGTTCCAGAACGAGCATCTGCTCGCCCGCGTCGACGGCCGGGTGCGGGTCGTGGTGCCCGACCTGATCACGGTGCTCAATGCCGAGACCGCCGAGCCGATCACCACCGAGGCATTGCGTTTCGGCCAGCGGGTGACCATCTACGCGATCTCCGCGCCGCCGATCATGCGCACATCCGCCGCCCTGGCCGTGTTCGGGCCGCGCGCGTTCGGGTTCGATCTCGACTTCGAGCCGGTCGAGGAACTCGCGTGA
- a CDS encoding DUF917 domain-containing protein, protein MTAKLGAADVDSLQRGASLLGSGGGGDAHLSGLWLSKELATGDAVPVIGIDELDRGWVLVMCAFGSTASVAIEKLPAGEELRRCVATAEQQLGAVVDAIGVVEIGGSNALIPFIAAAQTGKPVVDGDLMGRAFSRLDQTVVPADELTGTWVTAEARGAAVIVDGVDARIAERVMRGALTGLGGWAVLAYPPIPARMFRRVALPGTVTDALTLGHRHRAGVGAGDDGDALAERLGGDFLGQGTVLEVYRYEGGTFASGSVAVRAVDGRHVLRVEMQNEYSMVLRDGEVVATTPDIICLLDAHSLRPIQTGQVRRGHEVMILTLPVPDRLWDPDLLPRFGPRAHGMDADPVRRYADRSRRRTR, encoded by the coding sequence GTGACCGCGAAACTCGGTGCCGCGGACGTGGATTCGTTGCAGCGCGGGGCGAGCCTGCTCGGTTCGGGCGGCGGCGGCGACGCGCATCTGAGCGGGCTGTGGCTGAGCAAGGAGCTGGCCACCGGCGACGCGGTCCCCGTGATCGGCATCGACGAGCTCGACCGGGGCTGGGTGCTGGTGATGTGCGCGTTCGGGTCGACCGCGTCGGTGGCCATCGAGAAGCTGCCCGCGGGAGAGGAATTGCGCCGCTGCGTCGCCACCGCCGAGCAGCAGCTCGGTGCCGTCGTCGACGCCATCGGCGTGGTCGAGATCGGCGGCAGCAATGCGCTGATCCCGTTCATCGCGGCCGCCCAGACCGGAAAACCGGTGGTGGACGGCGATCTGATGGGCCGGGCGTTCTCCCGGCTGGACCAGACGGTCGTGCCCGCCGACGAGCTCACCGGCACCTGGGTGACCGCCGAGGCGCGCGGTGCGGCCGTCATCGTCGACGGGGTCGACGCCCGCATCGCCGAGCGCGTGATGCGGGGCGCGCTCACCGGCCTGGGCGGGTGGGCCGTCCTGGCGTATCCGCCGATTCCCGCGCGCATGTTTCGGCGAGTCGCGTTGCCCGGCACGGTCACCGACGCCCTCACCCTCGGCCATCGGCACCGGGCCGGGGTCGGCGCGGGCGACGACGGCGACGCGCTGGCGGAGCGGCTGGGCGGCGACTTCCTCGGCCAGGGCACGGTTCTGGAGGTCTACCGGTACGAGGGCGGCACCTTCGCCAGCGGCAGCGTGGCGGTGCGGGCCGTGGACGGGCGGCACGTGCTGCGGGTGGAAATGCAGAACGAGTACTCGATGGTGCTGCGGGACGGCGAGGTGGTCGCCACGACCCCGGACATCATCTGCCTGCTCGACGCGCACAGCCTGCGGCCGATCCAGACCGGCCAGGTGCGGCGCGGCCACGAGGTGATGATCCTGACCCTGCCGGTGCCCGACCGCCTGTGGGACCCGGACCTGCTGCCGCGGTTCGGTCCGCGCGCCCACGGCATGGACGCCGACCCCGTCCGGCGCTATGCGGACCGATCGAGGAGGCGCACGCGGTGA
- a CDS encoding helix-turn-helix domain-containing protein: MKQTPGLVSLRQLVAHPVLAGARAVGGPVVDTAVRRVCVRSGVDASGLGDGDLIVVAGLTDSTGWQVEAGIRRCALAGVAGLVLPGGPHGPLATSVLLAERLGLPLVLLPETASPHEAALRLAQLVSTPEVVRSEHVLDFLRRIPGRAESLGSVIKAAAEVLQAPVSALSPDGDLVHGDHSPAEFRRDLALPQVVVEGETTFVIHPVRTGSAPLWLATALTRPAQALVESAQAVLAAAEPWVLAWLATQRLDAERDARARTTLLSDLLRLREEAGPVPRHRAAVLGWRLDGWHMGIYIRRLNESPYDNLGDRDEMLRALGDTGINGPLVEQSDGWVTWHTTKDDPSPQEVDDLLGSIRKALARLGSRLEIAAGVGRGHPGIGGLGRTVDEAREAALSIDPTTMDTTQDIGTRIAHIDTLGVGRLVRAWTRSRSARALATTLLAPLSDQELLLTTLDVYLEHESSVVATAAALGLHRNTVADRIARTQRMLGVNLRDPDDRLAVELACRTLRPKVRRAQQESIV, encoded by the coding sequence GTGAAGCAAACCCCCGGTCTCGTGTCGCTGCGTCAGCTCGTCGCCCATCCCGTGCTGGCGGGGGCGCGCGCGGTCGGCGGCCCGGTCGTGGATACCGCGGTGCGCCGGGTGTGCGTGCGGTCCGGCGTCGACGCGTCCGGGCTCGGCGACGGCGATCTGATCGTGGTTGCCGGGCTTACGGATTCGACCGGGTGGCAGGTGGAGGCCGGTATCCGCCGGTGCGCGCTGGCCGGTGTCGCGGGCCTGGTGCTGCCGGGCGGTCCGCACGGCCCGCTCGCCACCAGTGTGCTGCTGGCCGAGCGGCTGGGCCTGCCGCTGGTGCTGCTGCCGGAGACGGCCAGCCCGCACGAGGCGGCGCTGCGCCTGGCGCAACTGGTGTCCACTCCCGAGGTGGTGCGGTCCGAGCATGTGCTCGACTTCCTGCGCCGGATCCCCGGGCGCGCGGAGAGCCTGGGCTCGGTGATCAAGGCCGCCGCGGAGGTGCTGCAGGCTCCGGTCAGCGCCCTGAGCCCGGACGGCGATCTCGTGCACGGCGATCACTCGCCCGCGGAGTTCCGGCGCGACCTGGCGTTGCCGCAGGTGGTGGTGGAGGGCGAGACCACCTTCGTCATCCATCCGGTCCGAACCGGTTCCGCGCCACTGTGGCTCGCCACCGCGCTGACGCGCCCGGCGCAGGCGCTGGTCGAGAGCGCGCAGGCGGTGCTGGCCGCGGCGGAGCCGTGGGTGCTGGCCTGGCTCGCGACCCAGCGCCTGGACGCCGAACGCGACGCCCGCGCCCGCACCACGCTGCTGTCGGACCTGTTGCGATTGCGGGAGGAGGCGGGCCCGGTGCCCAGGCATCGAGCCGCCGTGCTGGGCTGGCGGCTCGACGGCTGGCACATGGGGATCTACATTCGCCGACTCAACGAGTCGCCCTACGACAATCTCGGCGACCGCGACGAAATGCTGCGGGCGCTCGGCGACACCGGCATCAACGGGCCCCTGGTCGAACAGTCCGACGGCTGGGTCACCTGGCACACCACGAAGGACGATCCGTCCCCGCAGGAGGTCGACGACCTGCTGGGTTCGATCCGAAAGGCGTTGGCGCGACTCGGCTCCCGCCTCGAGATCGCGGCGGGCGTCGGCCGCGGCCATCCGGGCATCGGCGGCCTCGGCCGCACCGTCGACGAGGCGCGCGAGGCGGCGCTGTCCATCGACCCGACCACCATGGACACCACCCAGGACATCGGCACCCGGATCGCGCACATCGACACCCTGGGCGTGGGCCGCCTGGTCCGCGCCTGGACCCGCTCCCGCTCGGCCCGCGCCCTCGCCACCACCCTGCTCGCTCCCCTGTCCGATCAGGAACTGCTCCTGACCACCCTGGATGTCTACCTCGAACACGAATCCTCGGTGGTAGCGACCGCCGCCGCCCTCGGCCTGCATCGAAACACCGTGGCGGACAGGATCGCCCGGACCCAGCGCATGCTCGGGGTCAATCTGCGCGACCCGGACGACCGGTTGGCGGTCGAGCTGGCCTGCCGGACCCTGCGGCCCAAAGTGCGCAGGGCACAGCAGGAGTCGATCGTGTGA
- a CDS encoding MFS transporter: MNMTVNAATRSARSSAVVLAVLCVCVIVINMDTMIVNVALPDLVEQLHANTRELQWVADAFNLVFAALVIAAGSLSDRFGRRGALIFGLAVFTLASGLGAFSGTTVQLILARAVMGVGAAFIYPTTLSILTTVFVGRKERAAAIGIWGACSGLGMVLGPLVGGVLLQEFWWGSIFLVMAPVGLVALVSTAAVVPTSRDPETPDLDRSGLVLSCLAFGTLVYTIIEAPRLGWGSGGVVVGFLAAAALFVALYVREIKARSPMLDVRLFRDARFSAACGAMTTATFTLMGLTFLCMQYLQFLKHYTPIQTGLRFTPVAIGMVLGSMLGGKLAVQWGSRIVITSGLGVLTVLYVWFTAEADDTSSPVLAAQMALVGLGLGAVGVPATDAIMRAVPPAKASVGSAMNDATRLLGGTLGIAVVGSLFQSLYTQRLIGSALPHETLAGAQDSIGNALSESARYTGAGQPELAERLLHTAQSSFYHGFHASCWTIAALTAIAVVVAWFWLPADKPQAAD; encoded by the coding sequence ATGAATATGACTGTTAATGCGGCGACCAGGTCGGCTCGGTCGTCGGCGGTGGTTCTCGCTGTTCTGTGTGTCTGCGTGATCGTGATCAATATGGACACCATGATCGTGAACGTGGCCTTGCCGGATCTGGTGGAGCAGTTACACGCCAATACCCGTGAGCTGCAATGGGTTGCGGATGCTTTCAATCTGGTCTTCGCGGCGCTGGTGATTGCCGCGGGAAGTCTCAGCGATCGGTTCGGTCGGCGCGGGGCCTTGATATTCGGATTGGCCGTGTTCACGCTGGCATCCGGGCTCGGCGCGTTCAGCGGCACGACGGTGCAGTTGATTCTGGCGCGTGCCGTCATGGGCGTCGGGGCGGCATTCATCTATCCGACGACATTGTCGATCCTGACGACGGTGTTCGTGGGGCGGAAGGAGCGGGCGGCCGCGATCGGCATCTGGGGCGCGTGCTCGGGCCTGGGAATGGTTCTCGGCCCACTCGTGGGCGGGGTGCTGCTACAGGAATTCTGGTGGGGCAGCATCTTTCTCGTCATGGCGCCGGTCGGCCTGGTGGCGCTGGTGTCGACGGCGGCTGTGGTGCCCACCTCCCGCGATCCGGAGACTCCCGATCTGGACAGGAGCGGCCTGGTCCTGTCGTGCCTGGCATTCGGCACCCTGGTGTACACCATTATCGAGGCTCCCCGGCTGGGGTGGGGCAGCGGCGGTGTCGTCGTCGGTTTCCTCGCGGCCGCAGCGCTTTTCGTTGCCCTGTACGTGCGTGAGATCAAGGCGCGCAGCCCGATGCTCGATGTGCGGCTGTTCCGGGACGCGCGGTTCTCGGCGGCGTGCGGGGCGATGACCACGGCGACGTTCACGCTGATGGGATTGACCTTCCTCTGCATGCAGTACCTGCAATTTCTGAAGCACTACACACCGATTCAGACCGGTCTGCGATTCACCCCGGTCGCGATCGGGATGGTGCTCGGCTCGATGCTCGGCGGAAAACTGGCGGTGCAGTGGGGTTCCCGCATCGTGATAACCAGCGGACTCGGGGTGCTGACCGTCCTGTACGTGTGGTTCACCGCCGAGGCCGACGACACGAGTTCTCCGGTGCTGGCCGCTCAAATGGCCCTCGTCGGGCTGGGATTGGGCGCGGTGGGAGTACCGGCGACCGACGCGATCATGCGCGCCGTGCCACCGGCCAAGGCGAGCGTCGGCTCGGCGATGAACGACGCCACCCGCCTCCTCGGTGGCACACTCGGCATCGCCGTGGTCGGCAGCCTCTTCCAATCGCTGTACACGCAACGCCTGATCGGCTCGGCATTACCGCACGAAACCCTGGCCGGAGCCCAGGATTCGATCGGCAACGCCCTGTCGGAGTCCGCGCGATACACCGGCGCCGGGCAACCGGAACTGGCCGAAAGACTGCTCCACACCGCGCAATCCAGCTTCTACCACGGCTTCCACGCCTCGTGCTGGACCATCGCGGCCCTGACGGCGATAGCGGTCGTCGTCGCGTGGTTCTGGCTACCAGCGGACAAACCGCAGGCGGCCGACTAG
- a CDS encoding TetR/AcrR family transcriptional regulator — protein sequence MTENSSRARGRAARATTPRGSLNRRRILDAVAATVANKGVDAVTMRGIATELGVDPMALYRHFRDKNSLLAAFVDDVFAGIEAPRQSGIEGVKELARQYYRVLNAHPGLVHIALDYALDSPHQLLMGERMYRHMLDAGYDIETAIMLFSGLQRFVLGSALMYPKRTDPNDPTAWNRVRGLFRALDPEQFPTVRMVNEHIPTISQDEVFDRWLDRIFDYPENSAG from the coding sequence GTGACCGAGAACAGCAGCCGAGCACGGGGACGGGCCGCTCGCGCCACGACGCCGCGTGGCAGCCTCAACCGTCGCCGCATACTCGACGCGGTGGCCGCGACGGTCGCGAACAAAGGGGTCGACGCCGTCACGATGCGCGGCATCGCCACCGAGCTCGGGGTCGATCCGATGGCGCTCTATCGGCATTTCCGGGACAAGAATTCGCTGCTGGCGGCGTTCGTCGACGACGTGTTCGCGGGTATCGAGGCACCGCGGCAGTCCGGCATCGAAGGCGTGAAAGAGCTTGCCCGCCAATACTATCGAGTCCTGAACGCGCATCCCGGCCTGGTGCACATCGCCCTCGACTACGCGCTCGACAGCCCGCACCAACTGCTGATGGGCGAGCGCATGTACCGGCACATGCTCGATGCCGGATACGACATCGAGACAGCCATCATGCTGTTCAGCGGCCTGCAACGCTTCGTCCTCGGCAGCGCCCTGATGTATCCGAAACGGACCGATCCGAACGATCCCACCGCATGGAATCGTGTCCGAGGACTCTTCCGAGCCCTGGATCCCGAGCAGTTCCCCACCGTCCGCATGGTGAACGAACACATCCCGACGATAAGCCAGGACGAGGTCTTCGACCGCTGGCTCGACCGGATTTTCGACTATCCGGAGAATTCGGCCGGATAA
- a CDS encoding lysophospholipid acyltransferase family protein: protein MWYWLLKHVLAGPVLRLLGRPRVEGLQHVPASGPVIIAANHLAVVDSLYLCLVLPRRVTFLAKQEYFTGGGFRGRINRWVVNATGQVPVDRSCGSSGADSLAAAVRILERGGIWGIHPEGTRSPDGRIYRGRTGVIRVAMQTGAPVIPVVLSGTDRVNPRNRRFLRPAKVRISFGRPRYFRPADPQAVRRATDELMADISRRSGRPYVDCYATTFRAGAA, encoded by the coding sequence ATGTGGTACTGGTTGCTGAAGCATGTGTTGGCGGGGCCGGTGCTCCGACTGCTGGGGCGGCCGAGAGTGGAAGGGCTGCAGCATGTTCCGGCCTCCGGTCCGGTCATCATCGCGGCCAATCACCTGGCTGTCGTGGATTCGCTGTATCTGTGCCTGGTGTTGCCGCGGCGGGTCACCTTCCTCGCCAAGCAGGAGTACTTCACCGGGGGCGGCTTCCGAGGCCGCATCAATCGCTGGGTCGTGAATGCCACCGGACAGGTCCCGGTCGATCGCAGTTGCGGCAGCTCCGGCGCTGATTCGCTGGCGGCGGCGGTACGAATTCTGGAACGGGGCGGCATCTGGGGCATCCACCCCGAGGGCACCCGCTCACCCGACGGCCGAATCTACCGAGGCCGCACCGGCGTCATTCGCGTCGCGATGCAAACCGGCGCCCCCGTAATCCCGGTAGTCCTATCCGGAACCGACCGTGTGAATCCCCGTAACCGCCGTTTCCTGCGCCCCGCAAAGGTACGCATCTCCTTCGGCCGCCCACGCTACTTCCGACCCGCCGATCCCCAGGCTGTACGCCGCGCAACCGACGAGCTCATGGCCGACATCTCCCGCCGATCCGGCCGACCGTATGTGGATTGCTACGCAACCACTTTCAGGGCTGGAGCGGCCTGA
- a CDS encoding TetR-like C-terminal domain-containing protein has translation MATGLAYVDFATRRREMFTLMFRHDLLEGAGENLRETVTIPLFRHWRTLVTECIADPTGARALSLWTNLHGIAVVVANRSYEAIAPSTEVPVLVERAVAQYLGTPG, from the coding sequence ATAGCCACGGGCCTGGCCTACGTCGATTTCGCGACCCGCCGCCGCGAGATGTTCACCCTCATGTTCCGTCACGACCTACTCGAAGGCGCGGGCGAAAACCTCCGGGAAACGGTCACCATCCCCCTGTTCCGGCATTGGCGAACCCTCGTCACCGAATGCATCGCCGACCCGACGGGCGCACGGGCACTGAGCCTGTGGACCAACCTGCACGGCATCGCGGTCGTCGTCGCCAACCGCAGCTACGAGGCCATCGCCCCGAGCACCGAGGTACCGGTCCTGGTGGAACGGGCGGTGGCCCAATACCTGGGAACACCGGGCTGA